A stretch of the Capsicum annuum cultivar UCD-10X-F1 chromosome 8, UCD10Xv1.1, whole genome shotgun sequence genome encodes the following:
- the LOC107839982 gene encoding 60S ribosomal protein L3 — protein MSHRKFEHPRHGSLGFLPRKRAARHRGKVKAFPKDDPSKPCKLTAFLGYKAGMTHIVREVEKPGSKLHKKETCEAVTIIETPPMVIVGVVGYVKTPRGLRCLNTVWAQHLSEDVKRRFYKNWCKSKKKAFLKYSKKYETDEGKKDIEAQLEKLKKYACVIRVLAHTQIRKMKGLKQKKAHLMEIQVNGGTIAQKVDFAYGFFEKQVPVDAVFQKDEMIDIIGVTKGKGYEGVVTRWGVTRLPRKTHRGLRKVACIGAWHPARVSFTVARAGQNGYHHRTEMNKKVYKLGKAGQESHAALTEFDRTEKDITPMGGFPHYGVVKDDYLLIKGCCVGPKKRVVTLRQSLLNQTSRVALEEIKLKFIDTSSKFGHGRFQTTEEKQKFYGRVKA, from the exons ATGTCTCACAGGAAGTTTGAGCATCCAAGACACGGTTCTTTGGGATTTCTCCCCAGGAAGCGTGCTGCCAGACACAGGGGAAAGG TCAAGGCATTCCCAAAGGATGACCCAAGCAAGCCTTGCAAGCTCACTGCCTTCCTGGGGTACAAGGCTGGGATGACTCACATTGTCAGAGAAGTTGAAAAACCTGGATCAA AACTCCACAAGAAAGAGACATGTGAAGCTGTTACCATCATTGAAACACCTCCAATGGTGATTGTTGGTGTTGTCGGCTATGTGAAGACGCCTCGTGGTCTTCGTTGCCTGAACACAGTCTGGGCTCAACATCTCAGTGAAGACGTTAAGAGGAGGTTCTACAAGAACTGGTGCAAGTCCAAAAAGAAGGCTTTCCTGAAATACTCCAAGAAATATGAAACTGATGAAGGGAAAAAGGATATCGAGGCCCAGTTAGAGAAATTGAAGAAGTATGCTTGTGTCATCCGTGTGTTGGCTCACACTCAG ATAAGGAAGATGAAGGGTCTGAAACAGAAGAAAGCCCATTTGATGGAGATCCAGGTGAATGGTGGGACAATTGCTCAGAAGGTTGACTTTGCATATGGTTTCTTCGAGAAGCAGGTTCCAGTTGATGCTGTTTTCCAGAAGGATGAAATGATTGATATCATTGGTGTCACCAAGGGTAAGGGTTATGAAGGTGTTGTTACTCGTTGGGGTGTGACACGTCTTCCTCGTAAGACCCACAGGGGTTTACGTAAGGTTGCTTGTATTGGTGCCTGGCATCCTGCTAGAGTTTCATTCACAGTGGCCCGTGCTGGTCAAAATGGATACCATCACCGAACTGAGATGAACAAGAAGGTTTACAAGCTTGGTAAGGCCGGACAAGAGTCCCATGCTGCCCTAACCGAGTTTGACAG GACTGAGAAGGACATAACTCCCATGGGTGGATTTCCCCATTATGGTGTGGTGAAGGATGATTACCTGTTGATCAAGGGGTGCTGTGTTGGCCCTAAGAAGAGGGTTGTAACCCTTCGTCAATCCCTGCTCAACCAGACCTCTCGTGTTGCTCTTGAAGAGATTAAGCTGAAGTTCATCGACACATCCTCAAAGTTCGGACATGGTCGCTTCCAGACCACCGAAGAGAAGCAGAAATTCTATGGACGCGTGAAGGCTTAA
- the LOC107839981 gene encoding uncharacterized protein LOC107839981, with amino-acid sequence MTSRLTQNTINGTHHHPHPHPQYYSHHSSSSSSKASFKGCCCCLFLLFSFLLLLILAVILVIVLAVKPKKPQFDLQQVGVQYVGITPNPATIATSSASVSLNIRMVFTAFNDNKVGIKYGESRFTIMYRGIPLGRGTVPGFYQPAHSVKRVETTIVVDRVNLLQADAADLIRDAALNDRVELRVLGDVGAKIRILGFTSPGVEVSVDCAIVISPRKQALTYKQCGFDGLSV; translated from the exons ATGACTTCAAGATTAACCCAGAATACCATCAATGGTACTCACCATCATCCTCACCCTCACCCACAGTATTACTCTCAtcattcttcatcatcttcatccaAAGCTTCATTTAAAGGCTGCTGTTGTTgcctttttctacttttttccttCTTACTTCTCCTCATTCTAGCTGTTATACTCGTTATAGTACTCGCTGTTAAGCCCAAAAAACCCCAGTTCGATCTTCAACAAGTGGGTGTTCAGTACGTCGGTATTACACCTAACCCAGCTACGATTGCCACTTCTTCCGCTTCCGTATCACTCAATATTCGTATGGTTTTCACTGCTTTCAATGATAATAAGGTCGGGATCAAGTACGGTGAGTCCCGATTTACGATCATGTACCGCGGGATTCCGTTGGGTCGGGGCACCGTACCCGGGTTCTATCAACCAGCTCATAGTGTTAAACGGGTCGAAACCACCATTGTTGTGGATCGGGTTAACTTGCTCCAAGCTGATGCTGCGGATTTGATTAGGGATGCTGCGTTGAATGACCGGGTCGAGTTACGGGTATTGGGTGATGTCGGGGCGAAGATTCGGATCCTTGGGTTTACTTCACCCGGTGTGGAG GTATCAGTGGATTGCGCGATAGTGATCAGCCCAAGGAAACAGGCTCTAACATACAAGCAATGTGGATTCGATGGTCTAAGCGTATGA